Proteins from one Spirochaetota bacterium genomic window:
- the ribE gene encoding 6,7-dimethyl-8-ribityllumazine synthase: MNVIEGKLDASGLKFAIVISRFNEFITNKLLSGALDCLKRNNSEEENISVVWVPGSFEIPPVTRRLSDSGKYDAIICLGAVIRGGTPHFDYIAAEVSKGVAHISLESEIPVIFGVLTTDNIEQAIERAGTKSGNKGFEAALSAIEMANIYRQID; this comes from the coding sequence ATGAATGTAATAGAAGGGAAATTAGATGCGTCCGGTCTTAAGTTTGCTATTGTAATTTCGAGATTTAACGAGTTTATCACAAACAAGCTTCTCAGTGGAGCTCTGGATTGCTTAAAGAGAAACAATTCAGAGGAGGAGAATATTTCTGTAGTATGGGTGCCTGGTTCTTTTGAGATCCCACCTGTAACCAGAAGGCTATCTGACTCAGGGAAGTATGACGCTATTATATGTCTTGGCGCTGTTATCAGGGGAGGAACCCCACATTTTGATTATATTGCGGCTGAAGTTTCGAAGGGGGTAGCGCATATTAGCTTAGAATCTGAAATACCGGTAATATTTGGCGTTTTGACAACAGATAATATTGAACAGGCAATCGAGAGGGCAGGAACAAAATCCGGCAATAAGGGTTTTGAAGCAGCATTATCTGCCATTGAGATGGCTAACATTTATAGACAGATTGATTAA
- a CDS encoding acyl-CoA carboxylase subunit beta, with the protein MDELMDRRIKELRDVKEKVEEGLKDKIEKVHEKGKLSARERVDRLLDSGSFVEFNPLIGHLDNEPGDGCISGYGTINGQVVCFYCQDPTVKGGSIGMVHGFKMYMAVEKAMEMRVPFIGLNDSPGARMPKLDEGAISALISARVIGEKHGGSIFLPNTYASGSVPQITGIFGNCAGISVYSPALTDFIFMTEKSNMYITGPRMVKSVMHEDITGDELGGAKIHCQKSGVADGRYKTEDELFEGIRELIGYLPPSCDVPPPRVDTGDDPNRLDDILADIVPSDSTKVFNMHKVIEVILDNGKFFPIKHEFAREMITGFGRLDGYTVGVVANNSMSMAGSMTVNGSDKQCRFIRFCDCFNIPMVFLLDTSAYCPGSAQEHAGIIRHGAKVLYALCECSVPRISVVIRKAYGGGNLGMGTIPGMNTDMVFQWPIAEAGVLGPKQAVDLFYVKDIMNSDNPEQTREEKLAEYQKLAGNPIRGASDNAYLNNLIEPRETRRTLIKAFKLLSTKKVDRRLPKKHGNIPM; encoded by the coding sequence ATGGATGAATTGATGGATAGAAGGATAAAGGAGTTAAGAGATGTAAAGGAAAAGGTTGAGGAAGGCTTGAAAGATAAGATCGAAAAGGTTCATGAAAAGGGAAAACTTTCCGCTAGAGAGAGGGTGGACAGATTGCTGGATTCAGGGAGTTTTGTAGAATTTAATCCTTTAATCGGTCATCTTGATAATGAGCCAGGGGATGGGTGTATATCCGGTTATGGCACGATAAATGGTCAAGTTGTATGTTTTTACTGTCAGGATCCAACAGTTAAAGGAGGGTCCATAGGCATGGTTCATGGATTTAAGATGTATATGGCAGTTGAAAAAGCGATGGAAATGAGGGTGCCCTTTATTGGTCTTAATGATTCGCCAGGAGCGAGAATGCCAAAGCTGGATGAGGGTGCAATTAGCGCTTTAATAAGCGCTAGGGTTATAGGTGAAAAACATGGGGGATCAATATTTCTGCCAAATACCTATGCATCCGGATCTGTTCCACAGATAACCGGCATTTTTGGCAACTGTGCAGGGATATCTGTTTATTCTCCCGCGCTGACTGATTTCATCTTTATGACAGAAAAGAGCAACATGTATATAACAGGTCCGCGGATGGTGAAATCGGTTATGCATGAGGATATTACAGGTGATGAATTGGGTGGAGCCAAGATCCATTGTCAAAAGAGCGGTGTTGCTGATGGAAGGTATAAAACAGAAGATGAATTGTTTGAAGGAATAAGGGAGCTAATAGGCTATTTACCTCCAAGTTGTGATGTGCCCCCACCGCGAGTTGATACTGGAGATGATCCTAACAGGCTGGATGATATTTTAGCTGATATAGTACCTTCCGACTCTACCAAGGTTTTTAATATGCATAAGGTAATCGAGGTAATTTTAGATAATGGCAAATTCTTTCCAATAAAGCATGAATTTGCACGGGAGATGATCACAGGATTCGGGCGTCTTGATGGGTATACAGTTGGGGTAGTTGCCAACAATTCAATGTCTATGGCTGGGAGCATGACAGTAAATGGCTCTGATAAACAATGCAGGTTTATAAGATTTTGCGATTGTTTTAATATTCCGATGGTATTTTTGTTAGATACATCAGCCTACTGTCCGGGAAGCGCTCAGGAGCATGCCGGGATTATCCGTCATGGGGCAAAAGTGCTATATGCTCTGTGTGAGTGTTCTGTGCCCCGTATATCTGTTGTAATAAGAAAGGCCTATGGCGGCGGGAATTTAGGTATGGGCACAATTCCAGGAATGAATACAGATATGGTCTTTCAATGGCCAATCGCAGAGGCCGGTGTGCTGGGTCCCAAACAGGCAGTGGACCTGTTTTATGTAAAGGATATAATGAATTCCGATAATCCTGAACAAACTAGGGAAGAAAAACTTGCTGAGTATCAGAAACTTGCCGGCAATCCTATCCGTGGTGCATCAGATAATGCATATCTTAATAATTTGATTGAGCCAAGAGAGACAAGGCGTACTCTAATAAAGGCTTTCAAGCTGTTATCCACAAAAAAGGTAGACAGGAGGCTGCCTAAAAAACATGGCAATATTCCCATGTAA
- the lepA gene encoding translation elongation factor 4: protein MNQKNIRNFSIIAHIDHGKSTLADRIIEKCRLVDPGKHLEQLLDTMDIERERGITIKSNAITLDYKAEDGGEYILNLIDTPGHVDFTYEVSRALAACDGALLLIDSTQGVEAQTIANLYLALENDLEIIPVITKIDMPNADIERVLASIKDSLDLKPENAVPTSALKVLGIDDLLESIIKIIPPPEGDPQKPLKALIFDSFFDRYVGAIIMVRIFDGCIKKDDEITLYSTGKQYRVSEVGVFRLERERRDLLKSGDVGYIIAGIKTVVDTKIGDTVTHTNCPTEVPLKGFKEVKPFVFSGLYPMYSDDYEVLTDALFKLQLNDAALIFEPDNSYALGFGFRCGYLGLLHMEIVQERLEREYGLPLVTTAPSVEYKIFTRNGEILTIDNPVKMPSPGIIEKIEEPYVEASIITPTEFVGNIMALVTNCRGIHKNMEYINTNRVHLLYDMPLSEIVFNFYDKLKSCSRGYASFDYEFKDFRPSDMTRVDILVNGEQVDALSFIVHKDKAYSRGKDIIEKLKEIIPRHQFKIPLQAAIGSKIISREDISALRKNVTAKCYGGDITRKRKLLEKQKKGKKRLKIIGSVEIPQEAFLTALKIE, encoded by the coding sequence ATGAACCAAAAGAATATAAGAAACTTTTCAATAATAGCTCACATTGATCACGGTAAATCCACACTGGCAGACCGCATCATAGAAAAATGTCGTTTAGTTGACCCAGGGAAGCATCTGGAACAACTCCTCGACACGATGGATATAGAGAGGGAAAGAGGGATAACAATAAAATCAAATGCCATTACTCTTGATTATAAGGCTGAGGATGGCGGGGAGTATATCCTCAATCTTATTGACACTCCCGGACATGTGGATTTCACATACGAGGTTTCAAGAGCGTTAGCCGCCTGCGATGGAGCGCTATTGCTGATAGATTCAACACAGGGGGTTGAGGCACAGACCATAGCCAATCTATACCTTGCTCTTGAAAATGATCTTGAGATAATTCCTGTTATAACCAAGATTGATATGCCAAATGCAGATATAGAGAGGGTATTGGCCAGCATCAAGGATAGTCTTGATCTTAAGCCTGAGAATGCAGTTCCGACCTCCGCGCTTAAGGTATTGGGCATTGATGATCTACTAGAGAGCATAATTAAAATTATTCCACCTCCGGAAGGTGATCCCCAAAAACCGCTAAAGGCGCTTATCTTTGATTCATTCTTTGATCGTTATGTGGGGGCTATTATTATGGTGAGAATATTCGATGGTTGTATAAAAAAGGATGATGAAATTACATTATACTCGACTGGAAAACAGTATCGTGTTTCTGAGGTTGGGGTTTTTCGGTTAGAAAGGGAACGGAGGGATTTACTTAAATCTGGAGACGTCGGCTATATTATTGCTGGTATCAAAACAGTTGTTGATACTAAAATCGGAGACACAGTAACCCATACCAACTGTCCTACAGAAGTGCCATTAAAGGGATTCAAGGAGGTGAAACCCTTTGTTTTTTCAGGTCTCTATCCCATGTACAGTGATGACTATGAAGTTTTGACTGATGCGCTATTTAAACTTCAATTGAATGATGCTGCGCTTATTTTTGAGCCAGACAACTCCTATGCCCTGGGTTTCGGTTTTAGATGCGGATATTTAGGTCTATTGCATATGGAGATAGTTCAAGAAAGACTTGAACGGGAATATGGTCTTCCTCTTGTTACTACAGCCCCAAGCGTGGAGTACAAGATCTTCACACGCAATGGAGAAATCCTGACAATTGACAATCCAGTAAAAATGCCTTCACCCGGCATAATTGAAAAAATTGAAGAACCCTATGTTGAAGCAAGCATCATCACTCCTACTGAGTTTGTGGGCAATATAATGGCTTTAGTGACAAACTGCAGAGGAATCCATAAAAATATGGAATACATAAACACCAACCGCGTTCACTTGCTTTATGATATGCCACTATCTGAAATTGTATTCAATTTTTATGACAAGCTTAAATCATGCTCTCGCGGATATGCCTCATTTGACTATGAATTCAAGGATTTCCGACCATCTGACATGACAAGGGTGGACATCCTGGTTAATGGTGAGCAGGTAGACGCCCTCTCCTTTATTGTTCATAAGGATAAAGCCTACTCGCGAGGAAAGGATATTATTGAAAAGCTTAAGGAGATAATTCCCAGACATCAATTCAAAATACCACTTCAGGCGGCAATTGGATCAAAGATAATATCGAGGGAGGATATAAGCGCTCTTCGTAAAAACGTAACAGCTAAGTGTTATGGTGGAGATATAACCAGGAAAAGAAAGCTATTAGAAAAACAGAAAAAGGGTAAAAAGAGATTGAAGATAATCGGATCAGTCGAGATTCCACAGGAGGCTTTTCTGACTGCATTAAAGATCGAATAG
- a CDS encoding Ig-like domain-containing protein, with protein MRDFKKKYLVFLALVALSLFLAGCILDDSKMSNNIAPPSASGVTDKTLPQVNAFTTPALVTYSSDGLVDTAVAPYNHRCVVTFSEVMSRNTITSSSVYVRDVSSTPAVISGQTVTISEDGMTVYVEWSSSTDYTAVELEAVVESTVTDLSGNGIAGLVTHFGATYPFTDIVADYREDIGAAWTDAPSWRPATVTLSQVNLSATSVTVTAQFNTLEMDPSTITASNFSVSGGGTIGTLTDNLAVGGDVSFGVTGLTENTEYTVTFSSTGAAVDITDVNRLYPDGATTLATLDDYYMIDDYDLAKGNRSSYTLEFMMQNSTLTIPTLVGASDQTATILPGYTGGTDRMIQIQFSVALDEATLTAANFIVKDNDAPSKELSVTVSPYYLDGDTELVRVLISTMDYSEDAIQTITIRSGVTCSGAHVDGDGDGALEGDADYDQNDAPDDWVTLTNGVHF; from the coding sequence ATGAGAGATTTTAAGAAAAAGTATCTTGTTTTTTTAGCATTAGTTGCATTATCTCTTTTTTTAGCAGGTTGCATTTTGGATGATTCTAAGATGAGTAATAATATAGCCCCACCGAGTGCAAGTGGTGTTACGGATAAGACCCTTCCTCAGGTAAATGCATTTACTACACCAGCTTTGGTGACCTATTCAAGTGATGGGCTTGTGGATACTGCTGTCGCACCTTACAATCACAGATGTGTGGTAACCTTTAGTGAGGTTATGAGTAGGAACACAATAACTTCAAGCAGCGTTTATGTGAGGGATGTTTCCAGCACACCTGCTGTAATATCTGGACAGACTGTTACTATCTCAGAAGATGGAATGACTGTATATGTTGAATGGAGTTCATCAACAGACTATACAGCGGTTGAGCTTGAGGCAGTGGTGGAGAGCACAGTAACAGACCTTTCGGGCAACGGCATTGCAGGCCTTGTTACACATTTCGGGGCTACATATCCCTTTACCGATATAGTAGCTGACTATAGAGAGGATATCGGAGCTGCCTGGACAGATGCTCCTTCTTGGCGACCTGCAACAGTAACACTCTCACAGGTGAACCTGTCTGCAACATCAGTCACTGTAACGGCTCAGTTTAATACTCTTGAGATGGATCCCAGCACAATAACTGCAAGCAACTTTTCTGTAAGCGGTGGCGGGACTATTGGGACCTTAACTGACAACCTTGCAGTAGGGGGGGATGTCTCTTTTGGTGTTACTGGACTCACTGAGAATACAGAATACACTGTAACCTTTAGTTCCACTGGTGCTGCTGTTGATATAACAGATGTGAATAGATTATATCCTGATGGAGCAACAACACTTGCGACTTTAGATGACTATTATATGATCGATGACTATGATCTTGCTAAGGGTAATAGAAGCAGTTACACTTTGGAATTTATGATGCAGAATAGCACACTCACAATACCTACTCTTGTGGGAGCCAGCGACCAGACAGCGACTATTCTCCCAGGTTATACTGGTGGAACCGACAGGATGATTCAGATTCAATTTTCAGTTGCCCTGGATGAAGCAACGTTGACTGCAGCCAACTTTATTGTTAAAGATAATGATGCTCCTAGTAAAGAGCTCAGTGTGACAGTATCCCCCTATTACCTTGATGGTGACACTGAACTTGTCAGAGTTCTTATCTCAACAATGGATTATTCTGAAGATGCGATCCAAACTATAACAATCAGAAGCGGGGTTACCTGTTCAGGTGCCCATGTGGATGGAGATGGGGATGGCGCTCTTGAGGGGGATGCTGATTATGATCAGAATGATGCTCCTGATGATTGGGTAACACTTACAAATGGTGTTCATTTTTAA
- a CDS encoding sigma factor, with product MRNKRNKLTEIYSEYYPVVFSAIYTKVGNREDANDICQEIFIRLYESLENVDNIRRWLFSAPKLVVLESPC from the coding sequence ATGCGGAATAAACGGAATAAACTAACCGAAATATATAGTGAGTATTATCCAGTTGTTTTTAGCGCAATTTATACAAAGGTTGGGAACAGGGAAGACGCAAATGATATATGCCAGGAGATTTTCATCAGATTGTACGAGAGTTTGGAAAATGTGGATAATATCAGGAGATGGCTGTTCTCAGCCCCCAAGCTGGTGGTGCTGGAGTCGCCTTGCTGA
- the nusB gene encoding transcription antitermination factor NusB — MGQKRKARVYALQALYMYETTGCPIEDILSFNWIDREVPEEVRCFASSLIEGSIGNMEYIDNLIRSYSKNWRFERLGVVDKSILRISIYALIFLQDIPFSVTINEGIELGKTFGGEGSRQYINGILDAILKGEIKGKNNTIEDQKK, encoded by the coding sequence ATGGGGCAAAAGAGAAAAGCGAGAGTGTATGCTCTTCAGGCTTTGTATATGTATGAAACAACAGGTTGTCCGATTGAGGATATATTATCATTCAACTGGATAGATAGAGAGGTACCTGAAGAGGTAAGGTGTTTTGCATCATCCCTGATAGAAGGATCAATAGGGAATATGGAGTATATTGACAATCTAATCAGGAGTTATTCTAAAAATTGGAGATTTGAAAGGTTAGGAGTTGTTGACAAATCGATTTTGAGAATATCTATATATGCGCTTATCTTTCTTCAAGATATACCATTTTCTGTTACTATAAATGAGGGAATAGAACTTGGAAAGACCTTTGGGGGGGAAGGGTCGAGACAGTATATAAATGGCATATTAGATGCAATTTTAAAGGGAGAAATAAAAGGGAAGAATAATACCATTGAGGATCAAAAGAAATAG
- a CDS encoding tetratricopeptide repeat protein, translating to MRIKRNRISFFRERDEEAPPQEFKAGRIKKIESEKRIFKPIIIASSVAVVVVVAILVLTKYYKEPQIFTPSKIPVISEIEKKAIPTGETGNKHLQRGKDSYFKGYFNHAIAEFKEVVESDSTDEEKAIALTYIGIIYDDRGDYNKAIEYYTRALKYDDKNPIVYRNMAIAYRHKRDLDMAGQIIRKGLDVDPEDINNQILAGNIYFEQGRYREAIHQYEKAIELDPNNARALYNLALSLQKRGDEVASIEYLKRSGAIDKIGEVAYLAYSRLGVIYTERNDYDSALKYLKMAISINPKDAIDRYNLGIAYLKQGQRDKALNELHKAEELAREDVDLLENLGDAFFSLKEYDKSVDTYNKMLSMGKRNVKILARIAEVYYEKGDLENSYEFYKKITTYEPASENARVAYINMGNILDDVGRFDDAIQTYQKALAIDNRDDSVLYNLGISYKNAEKWDLAIESWRNASNINPDKPDPLLAIARYYYENNYFDLAMDEYQRILRRWPNIQEGHFNLATIYYKKNLLDYSKEEYNRVIEINKKNDLARKAYINLGIITSKTDTDSLEAIQNARAYIQRALLLKPGDGEALYSLGTIYIKEEMLDKAIDTFYQAIRSTRDSKLIADAYNQIGKCYYKKGQYREALQSFTRGIEEEPTFEEIRMNRRVAMQAYEDELSKKISR from the coding sequence TTGAGGATCAAAAGAAATAGAATATCCTTTTTCAGAGAGAGGGATGAAGAAGCTCCACCTCAGGAATTTAAGGCAGGCAGGATCAAGAAAATTGAGTCTGAGAAAAGGATTTTTAAGCCTATTATAATCGCTTCATCAGTTGCGGTTGTAGTGGTAGTAGCAATATTAGTATTAACAAAATATTATAAAGAACCGCAGATATTCACACCATCGAAAATACCTGTCATATCTGAGATTGAGAAGAAGGCTATCCCTACAGGAGAGACAGGGAATAAGCACCTTCAGAGGGGAAAGGATAGTTACTTCAAGGGGTACTTTAATCATGCTATAGCTGAATTCAAGGAGGTTGTTGAATCGGATTCAACTGATGAGGAGAAGGCTATTGCCCTGACATACATTGGAATTATTTATGATGATAGAGGCGATTATAATAAGGCAATCGAATATTATACAAGGGCATTAAAATATGATGACAAGAATCCCATTGTTTATAGGAACATGGCTATAGCCTATAGGCATAAACGGGATTTAGATATGGCCGGTCAGATAATACGAAAGGGGCTTGATGTTGATCCTGAGGATATCAATAACCAGATATTAGCAGGTAATATATATTTTGAGCAGGGGAGGTATAGGGAAGCCATTCATCAGTACGAAAAGGCGATTGAGTTGGATCCAAATAATGCTCGTGCTCTATATAATTTGGCATTGAGTCTTCAAAAGAGGGGAGATGAGGTTGCAAGCATAGAATATTTGAAGAGATCAGGAGCGATAGATAAAATAGGGGAGGTTGCCTATTTGGCTTATTCTAGACTTGGCGTTATATATACTGAGAGAAATGATTATGATTCTGCCTTGAAATATCTCAAGATGGCAATATCAATCAATCCCAAGGATGCCATTGATAGATACAATCTCGGGATAGCATATCTCAAGCAGGGACAACGGGATAAGGCCTTGAATGAACTTCACAAGGCTGAAGAATTAGCGAGGGAGGATGTGGATTTATTGGAGAATCTTGGTGATGCGTTCTTCTCCTTGAAGGAGTATGACAAGAGCGTTGATACATACAATAAAATGCTGTCAATGGGAAAACGGAACGTGAAGATTTTGGCTAGAATCGCTGAGGTGTATTACGAAAAGGGAGATTTGGAGAATTCATACGAATTTTACAAAAAGATTACAACATATGAACCAGCTTCAGAGAATGCTCGAGTTGCATACATAAACATGGGGAACATTCTCGATGACGTTGGGCGTTTCGATGATGCCATCCAGACATATCAGAAGGCTCTCGCCATTGATAACAGGGATGATTCTGTTCTATATAATTTAGGCATTTCCTATAAAAATGCAGAGAAGTGGGATTTGGCAATCGAATCATGGAGGAATGCTTCCAATATAAACCCTGATAAACCTGATCCACTACTAGCCATTGCTAGATACTATTATGAAAATAATTATTTTGATTTAGCTATGGATGAATATCAGAGGATATTGAGGCGTTGGCCTAATATTCAGGAAGGACATTTCAATCTAGCAACTATATATTATAAAAAGAATCTTTTAGATTATTCAAAAGAAGAGTATAATAGAGTAATTGAAATTAACAAAAAGAATGATCTTGCCAGGAAGGCATATATAAATCTTGGTATAATTACTTCCAAGACTGACACTGATAGCCTAGAGGCGATTCAGAATGCTCGTGCATATATTCAGAGGGCTCTTTTGCTTAAACCAGGGGATGGGGAAGCGCTCTATTCTTTAGGGACAATATATATAAAGGAAGAGATGCTGGACAAGGCAATAGATACCTTTTACCAGGCAATTAGGTCGACAAGGGATAGCAAGCTAATTGCAGATGCCTATAATCAGATTGGCAAGTGTTATTACAAAAAGGGGCAATATAGAGAGGCATTACAATCCTTCACCAGGGGAATTGAGGAGGAACCGACATTTGAAGAGATTCGTATGAACAGAAGAGTGGCGATGCAGGCCTATGAGGATGAGTTATCGAAAAAAATAAGCAGATGA
- a CDS encoding SagB/ThcOx family dehydrogenase, giving the protein MVQGNVKIRGRKYSFPLLITIIILGLILYLLFQPPNSMDKIFSQKKSKVIKLPKPSYSSKTSIEKALLLRRSIRDYKDEPLRLSEVSQLLWSAQGITDKRGLRTAPSAGATYPLGIYIVVGNVLNLKDGIYYYNPNKHELRLTIAGDMRDRLSKAALGQDCIKRGAVNIVISAVNERTTAKYRMRGTRYIYIEVGHVAQNIYLQSVSLNLGTVIIGAFDDNEVKKVLSMGRNENPMCIMPIGRP; this is encoded by the coding sequence ATGGTTCAAGGAAATGTAAAGATAAGAGGTAGAAAATATTCATTTCCCCTTTTAATAACTATTATTATTCTTGGATTGATATTGTATTTGCTCTTTCAACCACCAAATTCGATGGACAAAATATTTTCACAAAAGAAATCGAAGGTAATTAAGCTGCCAAAACCGAGTTATTCAAGCAAAACATCTATTGAAAAGGCCTTATTGTTACGAAGGTCGATCAGGGATTATAAAGATGAACCTTTGCGGTTATCTGAAGTTTCTCAGCTTCTATGGTCCGCCCAGGGGATTACAGATAAAAGGGGTCTAAGAACAGCGCCCTCTGCTGGCGCTACTTATCCACTCGGTATATATATTGTTGTTGGTAATGTGTTGAACCTAAAAGATGGCATTTATTACTATAATCCCAATAAACATGAATTGAGGTTAACCATAGCTGGGGATATGAGAGATAGACTGTCAAAGGCTGCTCTTGGGCAGGATTGTATAAAAAGGGGAGCGGTAAATATTGTCATTTCCGCTGTAAATGAGCGTACCACTGCCAAGTACAGGATGAGGGGGACTCGATACATATATATTGAGGTTGGTCATGTTGCGCAAAATATTTACCTGCAATCGGTATCCTTAAATCTTGGGACAGTTATCATCGGCGCTTTTGATGATAATGAAGTAAAGAAGGTTTTGAGTATGGGAAGGAATGAAAATCCTATGTGCATAATGCCAATTGGAAGACCATAA
- a CDS encoding cation:proton antiporter gives MGIAEDLIIIIVVGLTAGLIANKLMIPPIIGYILAGIAIGPYTGGLTVSDIPRIELLAEIGVALLLFSIGLDFSFKELKSVKAISLIGTPIQILLLIAFGYGIGFYMQLPLKNSIVLGMVISLSSTMVVLKTLMSRGLIGTLSSKVMIGILIVQDLAAIPLMLIIPNLQSLENNIIQLILILFKAILILIAIIFISIRIIPRFLKIVVKLNSRELFLITITAIGLGVGYLTHLLGLSLAFGAFIAGLVINESDYSHQALNDIIPLRDIFGLVFFSSIGMLVNPVYIYKNLSLVFLLVLLIILSKVFIFSSLSIVFKYYNIIPLALGFGLAQVGEFSFVLARTALKSNIIDTDFYTLILSVSIITMIISPFLSLLASPLYSLKRKFLKHEEFQTINLPYDGLNNHIVIAGGGRVGYQIATVFHKLEYPFVIIEQDFRRFENSKKAGFPIIYGDASQETVLLASNLNRARLIIITIPLISTAKEIVNFAMRVNRHIKIIARADELSCVKELFKMKIFEVVQPEFEASLEIVRQSLVVLDVPLKNIYSFTDSIRQENYTNIKIDKLDHSILSEIKKTPFFLELNWIEVTKTSLLIGKSIKELEIRSRTGISIVGILRKGKLIPNPDVNFIFEENDYMAIIGLPENIALFENTMIQ, from the coding sequence ATGGGAATTGCTGAAGATCTTATAATTATAATAGTAGTGGGTTTAACTGCTGGTTTAATTGCCAATAAACTCATGATACCTCCAATTATTGGATATATTCTTGCAGGTATCGCGATTGGTCCGTATACGGGTGGACTCACAGTTTCAGATATTCCTCGTATTGAATTACTGGCAGAAATTGGTGTCGCATTACTTTTATTTTCAATAGGTCTCGATTTTTCATTCAAAGAATTAAAATCTGTGAAAGCTATATCATTGATAGGAACCCCCATACAGATTTTATTATTAATTGCTTTTGGTTATGGTATTGGCTTTTATATGCAATTACCTTTGAAAAACTCAATCGTTTTAGGAATGGTCATATCCCTATCAAGTACAATGGTTGTCCTTAAAACACTTATGAGTCGTGGTTTGATCGGAACTTTGTCCAGCAAAGTAATGATAGGTATATTAATTGTTCAAGACCTGGCTGCTATACCTCTTATGCTGATAATACCCAATTTACAGTCATTAGAAAACAATATTATCCAGCTTATTCTAATTCTGTTCAAAGCGATATTAATTCTAATTGCCATTATCTTTATAAGTATAAGAATAATTCCCCGTTTTTTAAAAATTGTAGTTAAATTAAATTCGAGAGAACTGTTTTTAATTACTATTACAGCGATTGGACTTGGAGTGGGTTATCTGACTCATTTGCTTGGACTTTCACTTGCATTTGGCGCATTTATCGCTGGCTTGGTAATTAATGAATCAGACTATAGCCATCAGGCATTAAATGATATTATTCCTTTACGAGATATTTTTGGTCTTGTCTTTTTTAGTTCCATTGGCATGTTGGTAAATCCCGTTTATATTTACAAAAACTTGTCACTTGTTTTTCTTCTTGTGCTATTAATTATATTGAGTAAGGTTTTTATCTTTTCAAGCTTAAGTATTGTTTTTAAATATTATAATATTATACCGCTAGCTTTAGGTTTTGGTCTTGCTCAAGTGGGTGAATTTTCATTTGTTCTTGCGCGCACAGCTTTAAAGAGTAATATCATAGATACTGATTTCTATACATTAATTCTTTCTGTATCAATTATTACCATGATCATTTCACCATTCTTATCTTTACTCGCCTCCCCGCTATATTCATTAAAAAGAAAATTTTTAAAACATGAAGAATTCCAAACCATAAATTTACCCTATGATGGATTAAATAATCACATTGTTATTGCCGGTGGTGGTCGCGTTGGTTATCAAATAGCCACAGTATTTCATAAACTCGAGTATCCATTTGTTATAATAGAACAGGATTTTAGACGATTTGAAAATTCAAAAAAAGCCGGCTTCCCTATTATATATGGTGACGCCAGCCAGGAAACAGTGTTGCTGGCATCAAATTTAAATAGAGCACGATTAATTATTATAACAATCCCTTTAATTTCTACAGCAAAAGAAATAGTCAATTTTGCCATGAGGGTTAATAGACATATTAAAATAATAGCACGAGCTGATGAACTATCCTGTGTAAAAGAATTATTCAAAATGAAAATATTTGAAGTGGTTCAACCGGAATTTGAAGCAAGTCTTGAAATTGTTAGACAGTCACTTGTGGTTCTTGATGTTCCACTTAAGAATATTTATAGCTTTACAGATTCAATCAGACAGGAGAACTACACCAATATAAAAATAGATAAATTAGATCACTCTATTTTATCAGAGATAAAGAAAACACCTTTTTTCCTTGAGCTGAACTGGATAGAAGTTACAAAGACCAGTCTATTGATTGGAAAATCGATTAAGGAATTAGAAATACGCAGCAGAACTGGTATTTCTATTGTTGGTATTCTCAGAAAGGGTAAATTAATACCAAATCCTGATGTAAATTTTATTTTTGAAGAAAATGATTATATGGCGATTATTGGTCTACCGGAAAATATCGCACTATTTGAAAATACAATGATACAATAA